The DNA window ATGTATTCTTTTTTTCCCAATACTCCAACACTCCATTGCTCCATTTTTCTTTACACTTTTCTCGTGACCTCTGTGTCTCTGTGGTTTTCATTCACGCATAATCAGGGATGATATTTTTAAATTAAACTTGGAAGAATGGCGAAGGAGTAAGGTTATTTATGGGGCGTTACAGTAGCTGCCATTTTCCATGCCCTGTATCTCGCCATATAATCCTCTGCTACCCTTGTAGTGTCGAGAGAAAGATAGCGGGCATATGCTATAACATACCCCCTTATATATACCTCTGCTGGAAGGGCATCAAATCTCTCAAGCTCAATATACTCAAGATATTGTCTGCGTATCTTTGTAAAATCTGCAATATCCTTTAGCTCTATCCCAAGTCTTTCCCTTATCTTGCATAGTGCAGGGCCACTGAAGGTTGTAATATCTGCTAAATATCTCTTAAGGTCGTCCTCAGTGACTGTTTGTCTTTCTTTATATTTTTGTTCGGTGTCTGTATTCTTAAAGAATTCTGCAAGTTTTTCATATGCCTCTTGTATCTCTGCAAGTACTTTTTGTATGCTGTCTTCAGAAAGTTCATATGAGATAGCATCTGTAACAATAGAGGTGT is part of the Nitrospirota bacterium genome and encodes:
- a CDS encoding helix-turn-helix domain-containing protein, which gives rise to MNIPPQDYKKYFEILELNPDASLQEIKASYLSLKGFYSNTSIVTDAISYELSEDSIQKVLAEIQEAYEKLAEFFKNTDTEQKYKERQTVTEDDLKRYLADITTFSGPALCKIRERLGIELKDIADFTKIRRQYLEYIELERFDALPAEVYIRGYVIAYARYLSLDTTRVAEDYMARYRAWKMAATVTPHK